The following proteins come from a genomic window of Brevibacillus antibioticus:
- a CDS encoding adenylate/guanylate cyclase domain-containing protein, protein MGNNKKYSWLTGLLIVFVGIGLLLAWNMDRSGKQDEPFQGINSIAVNSQKDVVLITDGHQKLTTLYPDRTLRYQQVLEQNPEEGLENFTEVAIDEEGFAYVLITKLDSFGLRTVSERIVRMSPDGEIEQVVYEDSYGANSPYKRIGKVRSLQVAKDRLYFYVYQHPEVIAYQFVPSDSSPTQLYQIQLPNEVYVNEITGVDPRHTYVTTKRGEFFQVDVPQGSGEAQVKGPLYIHSERSETNRTVPDHVKVGPAGRLLFYNSDQNVMERFDPAHPDEIALMVPSKTFEQINSSDSSALTAFAVTPKYDIVVVTDSQLAFLDQQGNVMTKLTAPSVSERDRLKEWAWWIGLGVEILLFGVIQFLLFRLFRIPLIIKQTIVIAPLIVVPVFLQLEGTKLTFSFMEQENQTDLRLQAYVISTLIEGDKLDGINGAIDYMNADYQAVQANLKKLEVPDDVNVNRGLYKTIYKYKDGELFLMMDDNDSAEVFENVAIDDEFRSVVMKREIVSGKAQDRTGYWMYAMAPIYNSSGKLSGVLELGREMNGVRIQHNEMSRELGRGAALVWSICASLFFLFSWLTYRNIRNLQTNVSHMGKGDYSVVARVRSMDEIQKLAESFNQMAKRIRQYISNITRMSEANNRFVPQQFIHFLGKESILDVELGDQVEREMAIMRMSLQSFHAISHRLRPETTFRVINAFLKRFAPIVNENQGMITEYLDPGVLAVYPREAKDALDAAVQMRRTLADYNEQRAEKGYDPIELRVALHHGSLMLGIIGEATRLEAAIISDHVRMVEKMEKMAETLGVSILMSDSLFAEMGESTPYRYRDLGWVHIEGEAQPMHLYDVYEGDAEQIRAHKEETKELFEQAIAMYQNGRFHDARSAFLSVIKQNRWDQAARQYFYLCDEYAQKGAEQDWSGELKIS, encoded by the coding sequence AAAATCCAGAAGAGGGCTTGGAAAATTTCACAGAGGTAGCCATCGACGAAGAAGGATTTGCGTACGTGCTGATCACAAAGCTCGATAGCTTTGGCTTGCGGACTGTATCCGAGAGAATCGTGCGAATGTCGCCAGATGGAGAAATCGAACAAGTCGTGTATGAAGATTCCTATGGAGCGAACAGCCCGTACAAGCGAATTGGCAAGGTACGCTCCCTGCAAGTCGCAAAAGATCGTCTTTATTTTTATGTTTATCAACATCCTGAAGTGATTGCCTATCAATTTGTACCCTCTGATTCATCCCCCACACAACTCTATCAAATCCAATTGCCGAATGAAGTATACGTTAATGAAATCACAGGAGTAGACCCGCGTCATACCTATGTCACTACCAAGCGTGGAGAGTTTTTTCAGGTCGATGTTCCCCAAGGAAGCGGAGAAGCTCAAGTAAAAGGTCCGCTCTACATTCACTCCGAACGCTCGGAAACGAATCGTACCGTCCCCGATCATGTCAAAGTGGGGCCAGCAGGTCGTCTTCTTTTCTACAATTCTGATCAAAATGTCATGGAACGCTTCGATCCCGCACATCCAGATGAAATCGCCTTGATGGTGCCTTCCAAAACATTCGAGCAGATCAACTCGAGCGATAGCAGTGCCCTAACGGCGTTTGCTGTAACTCCTAAGTATGACATCGTAGTCGTCACAGATAGTCAACTCGCCTTCCTGGATCAACAAGGAAATGTGATGACCAAGCTCACGGCTCCGTCTGTATCCGAAAGAGACCGCTTGAAGGAATGGGCCTGGTGGATCGGATTGGGTGTGGAAATTCTCCTGTTTGGTGTCATTCAGTTTCTGTTGTTTCGCCTCTTCCGGATTCCGTTGATTATCAAACAAACGATTGTGATCGCCCCACTCATTGTTGTCCCTGTATTCCTTCAACTGGAGGGAACGAAGCTGACCTTCTCGTTTATGGAGCAGGAAAATCAAACCGATCTTCGTCTCCAAGCCTATGTGATTTCTACGCTGATTGAAGGGGACAAGCTGGATGGAATCAACGGGGCCATTGATTACATGAATGCGGACTATCAAGCAGTACAGGCCAACCTGAAAAAACTGGAGGTCCCAGATGATGTGAATGTGAACAGGGGGCTGTATAAAACGATTTACAAATACAAAGATGGCGAATTGTTTCTCATGATGGATGACAATGACAGCGCAGAAGTGTTTGAGAATGTGGCCATTGATGACGAGTTCCGCAGTGTGGTCATGAAACGGGAAATCGTCTCGGGTAAAGCTCAGGATCGGACAGGCTACTGGATGTACGCGATGGCCCCGATATACAACTCTTCAGGCAAGCTATCCGGTGTGTTGGAGCTAGGCAGGGAAATGAACGGGGTCCGCATACAGCACAACGAAATGTCCCGTGAGCTCGGCCGTGGCGCTGCGCTGGTCTGGTCGATTTGTGCGAGTCTATTTTTCCTTTTCTCGTGGCTGACATACCGAAACATCCGCAATCTCCAAACGAACGTCTCCCATATGGGAAAAGGCGACTACAGTGTAGTGGCCAGGGTTCGCTCCATGGATGAAATTCAAAAGCTGGCAGAAAGCTTCAACCAAATGGCGAAGCGCATTCGTCAGTACATCTCGAATATCACGAGGATGAGCGAGGCGAACAATCGCTTTGTGCCGCAGCAGTTTATCCATTTTCTCGGGAAGGAAAGCATACTCGACGTAGAGCTGGGCGATCAGGTGGAGCGGGAAATGGCGATTATGCGGATGAGTCTGCAATCGTTTCATGCCATCTCTCATCGTCTGCGACCAGAGACGACCTTCCGTGTCATCAATGCGTTTCTCAAGCGGTTTGCTCCGATTGTGAACGAGAATCAAGGAATGATTACCGAATATCTCGATCCCGGGGTGCTTGCTGTCTATCCAAGAGAGGCAAAAGATGCGTTGGATGCGGCGGTACAGATGCGCCGTACGTTAGCAGACTATAACGAGCAACGGGCGGAAAAAGGATACGATCCGATTGAATTACGGGTTGCGCTGCATCATGGTTCGCTGATGCTAGGGATTATTGGCGAGGCGACGCGTCTGGAGGCTGCGATCATATCGGATCATGTCCGCATGGTGGAGAAAATGGAAAAGATGGCGGAAACGCTCGGGGTCAGCATCCTGATGTCCGATTCGCTGTTTGCCGAGATGGGAGAGAGCACGCCGTACCGATATCGTGATTTAGGCTGGGTGCATATTGAGGGAGAGGCTCAGCCGATGCATTTGTACGACGTGTACGAGGGGGACGCTGAGCAGATTCGTGCGCACAAGGAGGAGACGAAGGAATTGTTTGAGCAAGCAATTGCGATGTATCAGAATGGGAGGTTTCACGATGCACGCTCCGCTTTTCTGTCCGTCATTAAGCAAAACCGTTGGGATCAGGCGGCGCGGCAGTATTTCTACTTATGTGACGAATACGCGCAAAAAGGAGCCGAACAAGATTGGTCTGGCGAATTGAAAATATCGTAG
- a CDS encoding ATP-binding protein: protein MTSPEPNHNQWNYYEEMLRWLDIHLMRLLAVQAQQGDDYPLDQMRGVIVTEEEVVQLLEAAPPATQLWEAFTERLVACEERLHALHMQEAGSVPILEVADAFSLNYFELGCLFLCLAVELDRKYEKLFGYLLDDITCKSPTPELAMQLFCRTATERIEVWTAFAQKSKLGRLLLFTEGDMGGSGSWLSRPLKLDERMLHFLTTRDGGDARLPPWLSWSLPGQDLEPLVGERAFHLQERFENLWETAGADTERLLLHLHGPTGVGKRHRVKHLFHRVRRPILFVDAERLIREEAFSRRLQQVLREVQLRRGVLCLHQFEVFLTEEVQTVGRKQLVMDELESFSGPIAIVAKSQWKPESALGKRIWLEMEVPSPDETERRRLWETGRVGMSLSQEIDIGVLAGKFKLNAGQINQALHRANEMAMQTKDRIITKTHLHEACFLQMRHGLEKHASRLSPKYSWEDLILPEEQLTLLRNACNQVTYRNVVLGEWGFGRKLSYGTGVSMLFAGPPGTGKTMSAEVVANELGLELFKIDLSQVISKYIGETEKNLHHIFSEARIGNAILFFDEADALFGKRSEVKDSHDKYANVETAYLLQKMEEYEGVSILATNLLQNFDEAFMRRINYVVKFPFPEPCYREEIWRSMFPADTPRAADIDFEFLASKLHIAGGGIKNVVLAASYLAASEGTRVSMRHLIAAAKQELKKTGKLLLKEDLGEYANR, encoded by the coding sequence ATGACTAGTCCCGAACCGAATCACAACCAGTGGAACTATTACGAAGAGATGCTTCGATGGCTGGATATTCATCTGATGCGCTTGTTGGCCGTGCAAGCACAGCAGGGGGATGATTATCCGCTTGATCAAATGAGGGGGGTGATTGTCACAGAGGAAGAAGTCGTACAATTGCTCGAGGCAGCCCCGCCAGCAACACAGCTATGGGAAGCCTTCACAGAGCGGCTGGTCGCATGCGAGGAACGACTTCATGCCCTGCACATGCAAGAAGCGGGTAGCGTACCGATTCTGGAAGTGGCAGACGCTTTTTCACTCAATTACTTCGAGCTGGGCTGTTTATTTCTTTGCCTGGCCGTCGAGCTGGATCGGAAGTACGAAAAGCTGTTTGGCTACCTCCTCGATGATATTACGTGCAAGTCACCTACTCCCGAATTGGCGATGCAGCTATTTTGTCGGACAGCGACCGAGAGAATAGAGGTCTGGACAGCGTTTGCGCAAAAAAGCAAGCTGGGACGACTGCTGCTTTTTACCGAGGGGGATATGGGTGGCAGCGGCTCATGGCTCTCTCGGCCGTTAAAGCTGGATGAACGTATGCTGCACTTTTTGACGACAAGGGATGGAGGTGATGCCCGTCTGCCGCCTTGGCTATCCTGGAGCTTGCCAGGTCAAGATTTGGAACCCTTGGTAGGGGAGCGCGCGTTTCATTTGCAGGAGCGCTTTGAAAACTTGTGGGAAACGGCAGGAGCAGATACAGAGCGGCTTCTCCTGCATTTGCACGGTCCGACTGGCGTTGGTAAAAGGCATCGAGTCAAGCATCTGTTTCATCGCGTCAGGCGACCGATACTGTTCGTCGATGCAGAGCGCTTGATCCGCGAGGAAGCTTTTTCACGAAGATTACAGCAGGTATTGCGGGAGGTACAGCTGCGTCGGGGTGTGCTGTGCTTGCATCAGTTCGAGGTTTTTCTGACAGAAGAGGTCCAAACAGTTGGGCGCAAGCAGCTGGTGATGGATGAACTCGAAAGCTTTTCAGGCCCCATTGCCATTGTAGCGAAAAGTCAATGGAAGCCGGAAAGCGCTCTGGGGAAGCGGATTTGGCTGGAAATGGAGGTGCCTAGTCCAGATGAAACGGAAAGGAGGCGATTATGGGAGACGGGCCGTGTAGGCATGAGCTTATCTCAGGAGATTGACATAGGCGTTTTGGCAGGGAAATTCAAGCTGAATGCCGGGCAAATCAACCAGGCGCTGCACAGAGCAAATGAGATGGCGATGCAGACGAAAGACAGGATCATTACGAAAACGCATCTCCATGAAGCTTGCTTCCTGCAAATGAGGCATGGGCTAGAAAAGCACGCCTCTCGTTTGAGTCCCAAATACAGCTGGGAAGATCTGATTTTGCCTGAGGAGCAACTGACTTTGTTGCGGAACGCCTGCAATCAGGTGACCTATCGCAATGTTGTTTTGGGAGAGTGGGGATTTGGGAGAAAACTCTCTTATGGTACGGGCGTCAGCATGTTGTTTGCAGGTCCTCCGGGTACGGGCAAGACGATGTCGGCTGAAGTTGTCGCAAATGAATTGGGTCTGGAACTTTTTAAAATTGACCTGTCGCAGGTGATCAGCAAGTACATTGGGGAGACGGAAAAAAACCTCCACCACATTTTCTCAGAAGCGAGAATCGGCAATGCCATCCTCTTCTTCGATGAAGCCGATGCCCTTTTTGGCAAGCGCTCAGAAGTGAAAGATTCGCATGACAAATACGCAAATGTGGAAACGGCCTACTTGCTGCAAAAGATGGAGGAGTATGAGGGGGTCTCCATTTTGGCAACGAATCTCCTGCAAAATTTTGACGAGGCCTTCATGCGTAGAATCAACTACGTGGTCAAGTTTCCTTTTCCCGAACCATGCTATCGCGAAGAGATATGGCGTAGCATGTTCCCGGCCGATACACCGCGAGCTGCTGACATCGATTTTGAGTTTCTCGCGTCCAAGCTGCACATTGCGGGGGGCGGGATCAAAAATGTGGTTCTCGCTGCCTCTTATTTGGCTGCATCGGAAGGCACGCGCGTTTCCATGCGTCATTTGATTGCGGCTGCAAAGCAGGAGTTAAAAAAGACGGGTAAGCTGCTATTGAAAGAGGATTTGGGGGAGTATGCCAACAGGTAG
- a CDS encoding DUF4255 domain-containing protein translates to MAEVGETLLALLRKEMTPEPISQPELIGLSSPAQPGDLALALFLYEIRESQERQHMMISEGTDQLRYPPMTVNLSYILTAHSPAEQHTRMQDEHRILGRAMQVLYDNAILRGDQLQGSLANMDTELRVVVEQPPVDKLIQLFPHVPYKLSIGYSVGPVHIDSTRVRSTKRVLERDIRIRGEGHG, encoded by the coding sequence ATTGCTGAAGTAGGAGAGACGCTACTCGCTCTTTTGCGAAAAGAGATGACGCCGGAGCCGATTAGCCAACCTGAGCTGATTGGTCTAAGCTCGCCTGCTCAGCCAGGAGATTTGGCGTTAGCCTTGTTTTTATACGAAATCCGGGAAAGTCAGGAGAGGCAGCACATGATGATCAGTGAAGGTACTGATCAGTTGCGATATCCCCCAATGACGGTCAATCTATCCTACATATTGACCGCCCATTCCCCAGCAGAACAGCATACCCGCATGCAAGACGAGCACCGCATCCTCGGGCGTGCCATGCAGGTTCTCTACGACAACGCCATTTTACGTGGCGATCAGCTTCAAGGCTCCCTAGCAAACATGGATACAGAGCTTCGTGTCGTCGTGGAGCAGCCTCCCGTTGATAAACTCATCCAACTCTTTCCACATGTTCCGTACAAGCTATCCATCGGCTACTCGGTAGGGCCAGTTCATATCGATTCCACCCGAGTGCGTTCAACGAAGCGCGTGTTGGAACGGGATATTCGCATACGAGGGGAAGGTCATGGTTAA
- a CDS encoding carboxypeptidase-like regulatory domain-containing protein encodes MDQHFQVRIRSVLSYAVRLVDMYTRGTPFGSSLSVRLANHPQVPVCKGDGWYIFTDLPDGIYTLTISSLEYMDQSVSFSTTGSTSYSERIIYLHPSPTYPFKVGDFLVRGRACVEDGSPAEGAYVQAVISYERDAPVRLAEDADKEATELIVASKKGQVDLADAFLLETPTCKGTIIRFAGPPSGRVYPLTEPLSFAYPRGTVLLPLLETNCDDRGEFVVALPLFLEKTHARMKIEVRQEEAAGFAELSIQAGTNHSIGIIQMNRPK; translated from the coding sequence ATGGATCAGCATTTCCAGGTGCGCATTCGTTCCGTACTCTCGTATGCCGTCCGTCTGGTGGACATGTATACAAGAGGAACCCCTTTTGGCTCGAGCTTGTCTGTTCGCTTGGCGAATCATCCACAAGTGCCTGTATGCAAAGGGGATGGATGGTATATCTTTACGGACTTGCCTGATGGGATTTACACGCTCACCATAAGCAGCCTGGAGTATATGGATCAGTCCGTTTCTTTCTCGACCACTGGGAGCACATCTTACTCCGAACGAATCATTTACTTGCATCCGAGTCCAACCTATCCATTCAAGGTAGGAGACTTCCTTGTTCGAGGGAGAGCTTGCGTGGAGGATGGTTCCCCAGCTGAAGGAGCCTATGTGCAAGCCGTCATCTCGTATGAGCGAGATGCTCCGGTGAGATTGGCCGAGGATGCTGACAAAGAGGCCACGGAGCTAATCGTAGCCAGTAAAAAAGGTCAAGTCGATTTGGCTGACGCTTTTCTTCTCGAAACACCCACATGCAAAGGGACGATCATTCGTTTTGCAGGTCCCCCAAGTGGTCGGGTTTATCCCTTGACCGAACCTCTTTCTTTTGCCTACCCAAGAGGCACTGTCTTACTCCCACTGCTCGAAACGAACTGCGACGACAGAGGAGAATTCGTAGTTGCCCTTCCGTTGTTTCTAGAAAAAACTCATGCGCGTATGAAAATTGAAGTGCGGCAGGAAGAAGCCGCTGGTTTTGCCGAGCTTTCCATTCAAGCCGGTACGAACCACTCCATAGGTATCATCCAAATGAACAGACCCAAATAG